The following proteins come from a genomic window of Rattus norvegicus strain BN/NHsdMcwi chromosome 8, GRCr8, whole genome shotgun sequence:
- the Olr1191 gene encoding olfactory receptor Olr1191, with protein sequence MIPGNQISTLEFLLLGFSQDPEHQPMLFGLFLLMFVVTVLGNLLIILVVSIDSHLHTPMYFFLSNLSFSDICFITTTIPKMLVNIQTQSKSITYAECIIQMYFFMVFSGMDTFLLSVMAYDRFVAICYPLHYPVIMNPHLSGLLVLVSWFISFSYSLIQSLLMLRLSFCTNQIIKHFYCEHATALTIACSDTLINHILLYILICVLGFVPFSGIIYSYSKIVSSILRIPSTDGKYKAFSTCGSHLSVVSLFYGTGLGVYLSSDASSSSEKGMVASVMYTVVTPMLNPFIYSLRNKDFKKALQTLGTILF encoded by the coding sequence ATGATACCAGGAAACCAAATAAGTACTTTAGAATTTTTACTTCTGGGGTTTTCCCAAGATCCAGAGCATCAACCCATGCTATTCGGACTGTTTCTGCTCATGTTTGTGGTCACTGTGCTTGGAAATCTGCTCATCATTCTGGTCGTCAGCATTGACTCTCACCTGCATactcccatgtacttcttcctatCTAATCTGTCCTTTTCTGACATTtgtttcatcacaacaacaaTCCCTAAGATGTTGGTGAACATCCAAACACAGAGCAAGTCCATCACCTATGCAGAATGCATCATCCAGATGTATTTTTTCATGGTTTTTTCGGGCATGGACACATTCCTCCTCTctgtgatggcctatgaccgATTTGTAGCCATCTGTTACCCGCTACACTATCCAGTCATTATGAATCCTCATCTAAGTGGCTTGTTGGTTCTTGTATCATGGTTCATTAGCTTCTCATATTCTCTGATTCAGAGTCTGTTAATGCTGCGGCTGTCCTTCTGTACCAATCAGATAATTAAACACTTTTATTGTGAGCATGCCACAGCCCTCACGATAGCCTGCTCAGACACACTAATCAATCATATCCTCCTTTACATACTGATATGTGTCCTTGGCTTTGTTCCTTTCTCAGGGATCATTTATTCCTACTCTAAAATTGTTTCCTCTATTTTGAGAATCCCATCAACAGATGGAAAATATAAAGCATTTTCTACCTGTGGGTCTCACCTATCAGTGGTTTCTTTATTCTATGGGACAGGCCTTGGTGTGTATCTTAGTTCTGATGCATCTTCCTCTTCTGAGAAGGGCATGGTGGCCTCAGTAATGTATACAGTGGTCACACCCATGTTGAACCCTTTCATCTACAGCTTGAGAAACAAAGACTTTAAGAAAGCTTTACAAACACTTGGGACAATACTTTTTTAG